The Ignatzschineria rhizosphaerae genome contains a region encoding:
- the ileS gene encoding isoleucine--tRNA ligase — translation MRGNLPKREPDFIQYWDSIELYHKQREIFKGKPKFILHDGPPYANGAIHLGHAVNKVLKDMIIKSRSQLGFDSPYVTGWDCHGLPIELVVEKTYGKVGEKLTPAEFRAKCREFAGSQIDIQAKGFKRLGVLSYEEKPYLTMNQDSEADIVLALKDIVAKGHLEKGARPVNWCLDCGSSLAEAEVEYQDKTSLSIDVAFPVVDSADLAKRIGHAVSDNVAVVIWTTTPWTLPGNAAVSAHADFIYALVDKDGQQLLVAKDLVEALEKSWNCELPVLAEFEGKVLENLQVKHPIDVNKVVPVILGDHVTLDAGTGFVHTAPAHGEEDYAVALKYGIEFENPVLGDGTYSDSTPVFAGKNIKDNEANMVAYLEERGILLHKTKISHSYAHCWRHKTPTIYRATPQWFISMDNKGLRQEVLDQIDQVQFIPSWGRERLYAMIEGRGDWCISRQRYWGVPIPFFIHKESGELHPKNDELMQEVSDRIRKDGLEAWFGATVEDYLSKADGCDEYQKNTDTLDVWFDSGTTHYSVLARRPELAYPADLYLEGSDQHRGWFNSSIITSVAINGVAPYKALLTHGFTVDSKGRKMSKSLGNGIEPADVINKMGADVLRLWVSSTDYRGEIPVSDEILKRTSETYRRIRNTVRFLLANTNEFDLAKNGVSFNEMLPLDRWIVARALEVQEEIKEAFLEYSFHNVYQKLQYFCSIDLGSFYLDIIKDRQYTAAKESLARRSAQTALFHVLEALVRWMAPILTFTAEEVWLAMRERGNERLESVYLTEFYDGLAPLDASSPFNTAFWNKLLAVRGEAAKQIEVLRSEGKVGSSLQTRITVYASDDLLQEISMLEDELRFVLLSSYADVKPFAERQTSLEVHELNGEKFSVAVEVLSDEEYKKCVRCWHHRKEVGHHAEHPELCDRCIENLTTDGEVRHYA, via the coding sequence ATGCGTGGAAATTTACCAAAACGTGAGCCTGATTTTATTCAATATTGGGATAGTATTGAGCTTTATCATAAACAACGTGAGATTTTTAAAGGTAAGCCAAAGTTTATTCTTCATGATGGCCCTCCTTATGCAAATGGTGCAATTCATTTAGGTCATGCCGTTAATAAAGTTCTCAAAGATATGATTATTAAATCACGTAGCCAATTAGGATTTGACTCTCCTTATGTAACAGGTTGGGATTGTCATGGTTTGCCTATCGAGCTTGTGGTGGAAAAGACTTATGGTAAAGTCGGAGAGAAGTTAACGCCTGCAGAATTTAGAGCAAAATGCCGTGAATTTGCCGGCTCTCAAATTGATATTCAAGCTAAAGGGTTTAAACGTCTTGGGGTTTTATCTTATGAAGAGAAACCTTATTTAACGATGAATCAAGATAGTGAAGCAGATATTGTTTTAGCACTTAAAGATATCGTTGCAAAGGGGCATTTAGAGAAAGGCGCTCGCCCTGTTAATTGGTGTTTAGATTGTGGATCATCTTTAGCGGAAGCGGAAGTTGAGTATCAAGATAAGACATCACTGAGTATTGATGTGGCTTTCCCAGTAGTCGATAGTGCTGATTTAGCAAAACGCATTGGGCATGCGGTCTCTGATAACGTGGCCGTTGTAATTTGGACAACAACACCTTGGACGTTACCAGGAAACGCGGCTGTTTCTGCCCATGCTGATTTTATCTATGCGCTAGTTGATAAAGATGGTCAACAATTATTGGTGGCAAAAGATCTTGTAGAAGCGCTTGAGAAAAGTTGGAATTGTGAATTACCGGTACTTGCGGAGTTTGAAGGAAAAGTCCTTGAAAACTTACAAGTAAAACATCCTATTGATGTTAATAAAGTGGTCCCTGTTATTTTAGGGGATCATGTCACTTTAGATGCCGGAACGGGATTTGTACATACAGCGCCAGCCCATGGTGAGGAAGACTATGCTGTAGCGCTTAAATATGGCATTGAATTTGAAAACCCTGTATTAGGCGATGGTACTTACAGCGATTCGACGCCAGTTTTTGCCGGTAAAAATATTAAAGATAATGAAGCAAACATGGTCGCTTATCTAGAAGAGCGAGGCATCTTGCTGCATAAAACAAAAATTAGCCATAGTTATGCCCATTGCTGGAGACATAAAACGCCAACGATCTATCGTGCGACGCCGCAATGGTTCATCAGTATGGATAACAAGGGTCTTCGCCAAGAAGTTTTAGACCAGATCGATCAAGTACAATTTATTCCTTCATGGGGGCGTGAGCGCCTTTATGCGATGATTGAAGGTCGTGGCGATTGGTGTATCTCTCGTCAACGTTATTGGGGCGTGCCAATTCCTTTCTTTATCCATAAAGAGAGCGGCGAGCTACATCCTAAAAATGATGAGCTGATGCAAGAAGTATCAGATCGCATTCGTAAAGATGGTTTAGAGGCATGGTTCGGGGCGACGGTTGAAGATTATCTCTCTAAAGCAGATGGCTGTGATGAATATCAAAAAAATACAGATACATTAGATGTCTGGTTTGATTCAGGAACAACTCATTATAGTGTTTTAGCAAGAAGACCAGAACTGGCATATCCTGCAGATCTTTATTTAGAAGGATCAGACCAGCATCGAGGTTGGTTTAACTCATCGATCATTACATCGGTTGCGATTAATGGCGTTGCACCTTATAAAGCATTATTAACGCATGGTTTTACGGTTGACTCAAAAGGCCGTAAGATGTCTAAATCTCTCGGTAATGGTATTGAGCCTGCTGATGTTATTAATAAAATGGGGGCAGATGTCCTTCGTCTTTGGGTATCGTCTACAGATTATCGTGGGGAGATTCCTGTTTCAGATGAGATCTTAAAACGTACCTCAGAGACTTATCGCCGTATTCGTAATACGGTGCGTTTCTTACTTGCGAACACCAATGAATTTGATTTAGCTAAAAACGGGGTCTCTTTTAATGAGATGTTACCGCTTGATCGTTGGATTGTAGCGCGTGCTCTTGAAGTACAAGAAGAGATTAAGGAAGCCTTCTTAGAATACTCATTCCATAATGTGTATCAGAAGCTTCAATATTTCTGTTCAATTGATTTAGGTAGTTTCTATCTAGATATCATTAAAGATCGTCAATATACGGCAGCAAAAGAGTCTTTAGCAAGACGAAGTGCACAAACAGCACTCTTCCATGTGCTTGAAGCCTTAGTTCGCTGGATGGCGCCTATTTTGACCTTTACGGCAGAAGAAGTATGGCTTGCAATGCGTGAGCGGGGTAATGAGAGATTAGAATCTGTATATTTAACAGAATTCTATGATGGCTTAGCACCTTTAGATGCATCAAGTCCGTTTAATACCGCATTTTGGAATAAGCTTCTAGCGGTGCGTGGGGAAGCGGCGAAACAAATTGAAGTGCTTCGTAGCGAAGGGAAGGTCGGTTCGTCATTACAAACTCGTATAACGGTTTATGCCTCTGATGATCTTCTTCAAGAGATCTCGATGTTAGAAGATGAGTTACGATTTGTTTTACTCTCTTCCTATGCTGATGTGAAGCCATTTGCTGAACGTCAAACATCATTAGAAGTTCATGAGTTAAATGGGGAGAAATTCTCAGTAGCTGTGGAAGTACTTTCTGATGAAGAGTACAAAAAATGTGTAAGATGTTGGCATCATCGTAAAGAGGTTGGTCATCACGCTGAGCATCCAGAGCTTTGTGATCGCTGTATTGAAAACTTAACAACAGATGGTGAAGTGCGTCATTATGCGTAA
- the ribF gene encoding bifunctional riboflavin kinase/FAD synthetase, producing MNFFFYRDSCNIPREPRVLTIGAFDGIHLGHQKLLHQLNELQKKYPGTKRTLVTFEPLPHEFFLNEDAPGRVMSLKEKLIFLRSRNLVDEVIILPFTAMLRDQSPESFINDFLVKDLSVKAIVVGDDFRFGAKAAGSFNDLLAASEKFNFEVIKEDYYYIGGVRVSSTLVREALASANFNQAALYLGRSYEIISRVVYGNQLARQLGTATINLPIKRFKPLFTGVYNVEARLCSTDEILNGVANIGYRPTVNGVKPNLEVHLHDVNRNLYGETFSVKFLSKIRDEQRFENIEALKKQILADAKASKDYFNLQK from the coding sequence ATGAATTTTTTCTTTTACCGAGATTCATGTAATATCCCTAGGGAACCACGGGTTTTAACGATTGGTGCTTTTGATGGTATTCATTTAGGTCACCAAAAGTTATTACATCAATTAAATGAATTGCAAAAAAAGTATCCAGGTACTAAGCGAACCTTGGTTACTTTTGAACCTTTGCCTCATGAGTTTTTCTTAAACGAAGATGCGCCAGGAAGAGTCATGTCTTTGAAAGAGAAGCTGATCTTTCTTCGTTCCCGTAACTTAGTAGATGAAGTCATTATTCTCCCCTTTACGGCAATGCTTCGTGATCAATCGCCAGAGAGTTTTATTAATGATTTTCTAGTGAAAGATTTAAGCGTTAAAGCGATAGTTGTGGGAGATGACTTTAGATTTGGCGCTAAGGCTGCGGGATCTTTTAATGACCTACTCGCTGCATCTGAAAAGTTTAACTTTGAAGTCATCAAGGAAGACTATTACTACATTGGTGGTGTTCGCGTTTCATCAACTTTAGTGCGTGAAGCATTAGCAAGTGCAAACTTCAATCAAGCAGCCCTTTATTTGGGGCGATCTTACGAGATTATTAGCCGAGTTGTCTATGGTAATCAGTTAGCAAGACAGCTCGGGACAGCAACGATCAATCTACCTATTAAGCGCTTTAAACCTCTGTTTACAGGTGTTTATAATGTAGAGGCTCGCCTTTGTAGCACTGATGAAATATTAAATGGTGTTGCTAATATCGGTTATCGCCCAACAGTAAATGGCGTAAAGCCGAATTTAGAAGTACACTTACATGATGTAAATCGAAATTTATATGGGGAAACTTTTAGCGTGAAGTTTCTCTCTAAAATTAGAGATGAGCAACGATTTGAGAACATCGAAGCCTTAAAAAAACAGATTTTAGCAGATGCTAAGGCTTCGAAAGATTATTTTAATCTTCAAAAGTAG
- the rplQ gene encoding 50S ribosomal protein L17, which yields MRHRKAGRAFSRTSAHRKAMFKNMSVSILEHEIIKTTLPKAKELRGVVEPLITLAKVDTVANRRKAFAELRSREMVTKLFEVYGPLFKDRNGGYLRIMKCGFRPGDNAPMAYIEFVDRPAATNEADAS from the coding sequence ATGCGTCATCGTAAAGCAGGTCGTGCATTTAGTCGCACCTCAGCACATAGAAAAGCTATGTTCAAAAATATGTCTGTATCTATTCTTGAACATGAAATTATTAAAACTACCCTTCCAAAAGCGAAAGAGCTCCGTGGTGTTGTTGAGCCTTTAATCACGCTTGCGAAGGTAGATACAGTCGCTAATCGTCGTAAAGCATTCGCTGAACTCAGATCACGTGAAATGGTTACTAAACTTTTCGAAGTTTACGGTCCACTTTTCAAAGATCGTAACGGTGGTTACTTACGTATCATGAAGTGTGGTTTCCGTCCAGGAGACAACGCTCCAATGGCATACATTGAGTTTGTAGATCGCCCAGCGGCAACAAACGAAGCTGATGCCAGCTAA